Genomic segment of Vulpes lagopus strain Blue_001 chromosome 7, ASM1834538v1, whole genome shotgun sequence:
tggatgctcaactgactgagccatccaggcgtccccaaaagGGAATAGTTTTTTAGTATAATACATCCATCCAATATTTAGAGTGGGACGTAGTTCTACCAAAAAATcatattgtttatctgaaatgcaaatttaactgggcatcctctATTTGTATTTGCCAAACTGGCTAACTGGATATAATGGGCACTAGGCACTGGGGGTGGAGGTATGAGCCCATCTTTGCCCCCATCCCATTGGGGCCCAGCCAAGTGTTTCTGCCCCAGTGGTGGGGGACTTTGGCCAGGGGCTACCACTCTGGGTCTCAGTCTTCCTGTCTGTATAGTGGCTTTCTGATTCAATCAAGAAAActctttgaattttattatgtTGCTTTTTCTAGGCTGCCAAGCAAATCAAAGATGGGTAAGATGCTGGGATCTGGTTCCCACCCCAGTGCCCCGCCCCTGGTGTGAAGGTGGGGATACCCAGGTGAGGGTCTCTACGCCCAGAGCTCTGGACCAGAAACAGGGGGAGTGGGTCTCCCACATACTTCAGAGAACAGAGCCTGGGCCCCCTTGAGATGCCTGCCAGCAGGCTGCCTCCACCTTTTCCCTGCAGTGTGACAATGGCCCCTGCCTTCCGCCTATCATTGAAGGCCAAGGTCAGCGACAACATGAGTCACCTCATGGTGGACTTTGCACAGGAGCGGAGGATGCTACAGGCACTCAAGTTCCTACCAGGTGAGAAGGGAACTTTGTTGGGGCCTGGAGTCTGGGGTACCCTGAAAAAGGCCCAAGTAAGCCTGGCATTGGAACTGACCCTGGGGGTGGAGCCCTGAGGACACCCTGCCCCTGTGGGTGGAGCCATGAAGAAGCCCGCCCCTGGTGGCCAAACCTGAGAGGCCCCACCCACAAGGGGTGGAGTCCCACGAAGGCCAGACCCTATCACagaattctgaaaatattctGCCTCTAAATGGTGGAATCCTAAGAAAGCCCATCCGGTTTTGGGTGAACGCTGAGAAAGCTGTTCCCCATCACCCCACCCTGGTGAGACCCTGGGAAGCTCCTTCCCCAGGCCCCGCTATCCGGAGGGGCTCTACCCCCAAGAAGTGCAGGTGGAGTTGCAGTTAGGGGCCCCTGCAGGCCCAGGACCctgactcccacccccaccccctctgtccTGGACAGTGCCCGGCGCCCCTGTGATTGACCTGGCCGAGTCCCTGGTGGCAGACAACTGTGTGACGTTGGTGTGGCGCATGCCGGATGAGGACAGCAAGATTGACCACTACGTGCTGGAGTACCGGCGGACCAACTTCGAGGGCCCGCCCCGCCTCAAGGAGGAGCAGCCCTGGATGGTCATTGAGGGCATCCGGCAGACGGAGTTCACCCTGACAGGTAAGGACAGCTCAACCCTGCCACTGACACACACCCCAAGCCCGGGGCAGCTCAGCAGTTCCAGGATCCCCTTTCCCCTTTCAGCTGGGGGCCTGGCTGGACTGATCGGAGTAGctgaaagtaataataatgaaatcGATATTGATGATCGCTGCTGCACCGCTATGGAGGGCGTAGCTTGCTGCGTGCTGAACATTTTGCCCACAGGCAGTGCACGTGCTCATCTCATCATTAGCATTTTACAGACGAGGGAACGGGCAGGGAGAGAAGGCCTTCTCCATCCCCGTCTTACCTGTAGGATCCAGCGCTCGTTCATTTCAGCGTATTGAGCGCCTGCAGTATACCAGGGCCTGCCCTGGCACTAGTGAGCAAAGCGGACGAGATTCCCTCTGCTCGTGAAGCTGGCATCCTCCCAGGGTTTGGGGATTTCCTTGGCAGTTGTAAGAAAGCAGAAAGCACAGGGGATTCCCCAGCCGGTGGGGGAGGGTCTGAAGAAGGGTAAAATTGGGGGTCCCCAATGAGTTTCAGAATCCATTTTGAGCCAAGGGAAACCCTCAGTGGGGGGAGAGCCTCACTGACAAGATAACGATCACCATAGCTCTTGGGCTGTAATCAGCCAGTTCTTTATCTGTAATTAGCATACATGGTTAATAATGAGCATGCTAATTGCTGGGAAGAAAAGCTACCAGCCGGCAAGAGGACCCATTCTTTGCATAGGAATCAGAATAAACATACCCCACTTTTCccccaatatatttatttttattatggcaaAATGCATATAACACAAAATTtcccattttcatcatttttaagtgtccagTTTGGTAGTAGTAAGTACATTCATAATGTCGTAAAACTATTAAAACTGTCATACCATCCTCGTAACTTTCCGTCCTGCAAAATGGATACTCTGTCCCCCTTAAACGCtagctccccagcccccagctcccacCGTCTACTCCCTGTCCCTGTGACTTTTACCGCTTCTAGTACCTAATGTGAGCAGAATCCGACAGGATttgctcttttgtgtctggctcacATCACTGAGCTCAGTGTCCCCGAGGGACATCCCTCTTGTAGTGCGGGCCAGGACTTCCCTCCTTTTTCGGGCTGAATAATGTTCCTGGGTTTTCGCCACTTGCAGTGGCTTCTGGGACTGGAGTTCAGTGTCAGATCCGAGGAACCGACATGAACACGTTGTGCTGTGTCGGTCCGCATTTTCCCAGTGATACATACCTTCACCCGCCTGTGCGTGGGTAATCGCCTACGTGGTTTTCTCCCGTGTGCAAACTCATGTAACCGCCACCGCGATCAAGGTGGAAGCCTGCTGTATCACGGGCTTCCTGACGCATCGCCCCCTCGCCATGCCCTCTTGCCTTCTACAACATTCCTAGCGAGTGAATTGCACAGGGTAGGACGTTGAATCCATCCAAAGGTGTGTGGTACTGAGGATGTGGATGTGTACACTCATCTAGCTAACTCACCCATGGGGTTATTTGTCACCTACCTGCCATCTCCATGGCTTGGACAGTCAGGAGGGTTTGGGTTTACTGTTCATAACTGACATGCTTCGACCCATCTCATCTTCatgtgaagcctgcttaggatGGGGAACACGATGGCCGGTTTGCAGAATAGGAAACTGAGACCCACTGTGAGTCCAGACCATCCATAGTCAGATGGGTTCCAGGTTTCTGAAAAAGAGAGTTCTGGTTGGTTCTGGGGGCAGTGGATGGTGTCACTGAGCAAAGTGCTGAACTCTCAGAGAAGGGGATCCAGAGAAGGGTGAGACAGTCTTGGGCACCAGGAGGAAGTGGCAGCCATCCTGAGGCTCGAAAGAGAAAGGGTGAGTGGAGaacagccttctttttttttttttttttttttttttgagaacagcCTTCTAAGCAGAAGCACAGTCTGATGGAGGGCTCAGAGGCCAGAGCGCTCTGAGCCTTTGTCTATGGAACCTGTTGAGTTTGCCACCTACATCTGTGGCGGGGAGTGAGAGGAGGAGTGAGGTCTTTACAAGGCAAGGGGAGCTATGGAAGGTTTTAGAACAGGGGGTACTGAGTGCTCTTCGGATAATCAGAGAACAGGCATCCCATAGGGAACACTCAGGAGGAACCTAGACATGTGATCTGGGCTGTAGGTTAGGCTGTGGGTTCTCCTGTGGTTGAAGGGTATCTGAAGGGCAAGAAGGggtcagggagcagagggagatgagtAAGGGCCCCAGATGGAGTCACCTCAACATTTAAGGGTGTCGAGGAGGGAGGAACCTGCAAAGAAGACCTGGGGAGAACAAACAGAGTGGGGCAGCCGGGAGATCGCAGTAACATGGCTGCCAAGGAAGGAGAATGTTCCAGAGGGAAGGGGTGGTCAGCCAGAAGGTCCTACAAGGTGGAAACTGACAAagccagaggaaggagagggagcgAGGTGACTGAGAGGAGGTAAGGATGTAGACAGCTGTCCAAAGAGGTTTAGCTTGAGGGGAAAGACAACAAAAGACGCCTTGgtgattgctttttatttttattttttaaagattttatttatttattcatgagagtcagagagaggcagacacaggcagagggagaagcaggctccatgcagggatcccgggaccccaggatcacgccctgggctgaaggcaggtgccaaactgctgagccacccaggtgtccctgctttttattttttaagactgggagaaacttgggatccctgggtggtgcagcagtttggcgcctgcctttggcccagggcgcgatcctggagacctgggatcgaatcccacgtcgggcttctggtgcatggagcctgcttctccctctgcttgtgtctctgcctctctctctctctctctgtgactatcataaataaataaaaatttaaaaaaaagactgggagAAACTAATACAGAAAGGAGGACAGAAGGGAGTAAGGGACATAGCCTAGAAGTAGGGGAAATCTTTAAATAACCCCACATGGAGCCAGGGTTCCAGCAAATGCCTTGCTCACTTTTGCTCCCTGCATTTGTTGGGTCTGGGGGCTGCGTTCTGAAGGAGGCTTGTCAAATGCGCTGATAAACTTTCCCAAGAGTAGCTTCCCCCTAGCTGGCCAgcccagagaagacagagactctGCTCCCTATAATATAAACCCAGTGTCCCAGGGAAGGTTCTTATTGGCCAGTTTGGGTCACATGCTATTCCTGAGCCAATTGCTGTTACTGCCTCCTAAAGCATCCTGATTGGCTGCTCTGGGTTGGAGGCGGAGCCAAGTAACCCACAGCCCCAGGGGTGAATGAGGTGGTTTCTCAGGGATAAGAGGCCTTTTGCCAGGTGCTCCTTAGAATGAGGAGTGGCGGGTTTGCCATGGGACACAGGGACCGTGGCCTATTGCTCCCAGCGTACACAACGTTGAGATCCCTCTGTTGCTCCTAGGTCTCAAGTTTGACATGAAATACATGAACTTTCGCGTGAAAGCCTGTAACAAGGCAGTTGCAGGCGAGTTCTCCGAGTCGGTGACCCTGGAGACACCAGGTGACTGGCTCCCACCCCTACCCTGGCTGTGACTCCATAACCCCTCACCCTGGGGCCCCAGGTACTGGTGTGTAATGATAATCTTATAATCAGGGTTCTGTGACCCTTTTTGCTctggctgccaggaagctcagagcttGGTCCACCATAGATTCCTCAGCCCGGCTGTCTAATATAAACCTGctgttgttttttgcttttgcagTTGATCCCATTTTTCCTGGAtggtttttatactttctctttctctctctctctctctcttgcacacacacacacacagacacatactccttatctcttctaaaaaaatagataaggGTTCTTAGAGTTGGGGATGGGATTAACACCTCTGCGTGCCCTTCGAGGAAGTCCTTCCGCAGTCTAGCTTCCCTGTCGTCCTATTGCCCGGCCCCTTTCCTGCAGTTAAGCCCCGACAGAAGCCCGGAGCACAAGTGCTTTGGAGAAGCCTGCAGACCTAAGGGACCTTGAGGCCACGAGCCCTCGGCCTTCACGGCCCCGGCTGCAggctctgccccttctgctcttgcccatctgtctgtctgtctgggtgTCTTGCTGCCTGTCCTCTCTGTATCTTCTGTCTCTGAGTCCGTCCATCAATCCCTCTCCCTCCGTCTTTCTGTCTTAGGCCCTGTTGTCTGGTTTCTGTTCCCTGTCCCTGTCATGGTCTGTCTTGGtcactgcctgtctctctgtgtctctgtgtctctccggGTTTCCCCATCTCTGTGACTCCCGCGTCTGCCCGGCCCCAGCGTTCATGTTCCGCCTGGATGCGTCCACATCTCACCAGAACCTGCGGGTGGACGATCTCTCCGTGGAGTGGGACGCCATGGGCGGGAAGGTGCAGGACATGAAGACTCGGGAGAAGGACGGCAAGGGGCGGACGGCGTCTCCTGTCAACTCCCCGGCCAGGTAGGACCCCCCTCCGCCCCAGCCCAGCCGCCCTCCTGAGTGTCTGGGGGACAAGCGGGCTGGGCAGGGTGGCCTGCATGGTcaaggctggggtggagggagggacgCGGGGTGGAGGAGCTCAAAGAGtaagtggagggagaagaggtttggaactgttttttttttgtttttgtttttgattttttttttaagattttatttatttattcacgagagacacacagagagaggcagagacataggcagagggagaagcaggctccctgcggggaacccaatgcgggactcgggactcgatcccaggaccccggggtcacccctgagctgaaggcagatgctcaaccgctgagccaccaggcgtccctctaaCTGGGTTTTGACAGTCGAATcgttttccagatgaggaaggGCACGGGTGTGTTCTGATAGGCGGGGCCCAGTGCATGAACAGAACCAAATCCTGTGAAGGATTGATGGAGGGTTCTCAGTGGCTGGGTGGACCAGGAAAACCCTCCTCTGGGGGCAGCGAGGGCTGAGCgagccttcccctccctgccGCTCACAGAGGTGTGCCATCCCCCAAGAGGATGCCCTCCGGTCGTGGGGGTCGGGATCGCTTCACGGCTGAGTCCTACACGGTGCTGGGTAAGGAGGGGCAAGGACAGGAGGACAGAGGGACACTCTGGGCAGGGccctggaggtgggaggtgggcgAGAACTCCCCTGGCTGGGGAAGCTGAGGTAGCCACCAACAAAGCTCTCTGGGAACGGTTCCAATAACCTGTTGCTGTGGTGCTGGGGGAGTGGgaggactggggggtgggggcctccTGGGGGTGGAGAGAGCTTTTGGAGGCTCTGGCCTGCAGATCGGCCAGGGGCTGTCCTGGGGTTTGTGGAGTACCTGGGATTTGCAAAGTAGCTGGGAAGAATGGTTGCCAACACGGCCGATGGGTTTATGGACGAGTCAGAGAGGGTCGCCGGTGTGGGAGACAGTGAGCACTGGGGTGAAGGAGAGGCTGGGGCATGGGGAAGTCAATACGGACACTCGCACCTGGGAGGGGGCGGAGTTGGAGAGCAGCTGTGTTCTGGAGATGAGCTAAGGTCTGGGGAGAAGTTGAGGTTCTGTGGAGGACCCGGATTTTCTGGAAAGCATCTGGGATTGGCTAGAGGTGGGGTTCGGGGaggaagcaggggaaggggcagtggtgatggtggtggggttTGCAGAGGGAAGAGCCCAGCCTAGCTGAGATTGAGGGAGTAGCTGATGTCTGGGAGGAGCAGACCCAGAGAAGACATGGGTGTGAGGGGCTAGCCCTGTGCCTGCAGAGGAGCTGACGCAGTAGATGGGCAAGGGCagtggggcgggagggggcaggagcGTGCAGAGAAGCTGAAGCTCGGGAGTCGCCGGGTCAGGGAGTAGCTGAGCTGGCAAGAATCTAAATCTGGACTTGGGAGAATGTGCACTCAGGGATTAGCTGAGATCCAGAGGGCATCTGAACCCTGGGAAGAGCTGAGGCCTGGAAGACGTTGGCTTCCACCAGGAGCCAGGGGTCTGGGCACAATCTAGATTCACAAAGCAGTAGGAAAGAGGCCCAGGGTGCCCGGGAGTATCCGCACTCCGTAGGACATGAGGCCTGTGGGAATACTTGGAGTCGGCCAGGAGCAAGGGTCTGGGGATTGTCTAGTCTCTGGGATGAACTGAGGACTGGGGAGTATCTGAACGTGGGGAAGAGTGGGAGACGTTTCTAAGGCCTGGAAATATCTGGAAGGAGTAGCTTGGACTTGCAGGGAATCTGAAAAGATCAGTTGAGGCTTGAAGAGCAAATCTGAAAAGATCAGTTGAGGCTTGAAGAGCATCTGGGCTGAGTATCTCGAGGAAGTGGATGCAGCCTGGGGACCACCTAGAAGGAGTAGCTGGGAACTGAGGAGTATCTGGAGGGAAGAGCTATGGTCTGAGGAGTATCTAGGTGACAATCCCTTTGTGGAAGGGTGTCTGGGACGCGAGTCCACCCGGTCCCCGCCGCCCACCTCACCCCACAGGGGACACACTCATCGACGGTGGGGAACATTACTGGGAGGTGCGCTACGAGCCGGACAGCAAGGCGTTCGGCGTGGGGGTGGCGTACCGCAGCCTGGGCCGCTTCGAGCAGCTGGGCAAGACGGCCGCGTCCTGGTGCCTGCACGTCAACAACTGGCTGCAGGTCAGCTTCACCTGCCAAGCACGCCAACAAGGCCAAGGTGCTGGATGCCCCCGTGCCCGACTGTCTGGGCGTGCACTGCGACTTCCACCAAGGTGACCCCCGAGCCCCAGTTGGAATCCCTCGCCACCTCCCTGGGTCGGCTCTCTGCCGCAGACGCCTCTCATCaggcccctctgtccctctgtctccacCCCAGGCCTCCTGTCCTTCTACAACGCCCGTACCAAACAGCTGCTGCACACCTTCAAGGCCAAGTTCACACAGCCCCTGCTGCCTGCTTTCACAGTGAGAGCCCTTCGGTGGCGGCGGGGTtgggagggctggggtgggggggccctggcTTTGCTCCTGAGCCCCCGTGCTCCCCTCACTGGTCCGCAGGTGTGGTGCGGCAGCTTCCAGGTGACGACAGGCCTACAGGTTCCCAGCTCTGTGCGCTGCCTGCAGAAGCGGGGCAGTGCCACGAGCAGCTCCAACACCAGCCTCACTTAGGCCACTGGACTGCCCCCGCCCTGTCCGGCTGATTTTGGGgaggcccctcccacccccaggccttgGTTGTTTCAGCCGGCACCCTCTTCTCACTTGCTGCTTG
This window contains:
- the FSD1 gene encoding LOW QUALITY PROTEIN: fibronectin type III and SPRY domain-containing protein 1 (The sequence of the model RefSeq protein was modified relative to this genomic sequence to represent the inferred CDS: deleted 1 base in 1 codon), with the protein product MEDQREALRKIITTLAVKNEEIQSFIYSLKQMLLNVEANSTKVQEDLEAEFQSLFSLLEELKEGMLMKIKQDRASRTYELQNQLAACTRALESSEELLETANQTLQATDSEDFPQAAKQIKDGVTMAPAFRLSLKAKVSDNMSHLMVDFAQERRMLQALKFLPVPGAPVIDLAESLVADNCVTLVWRMPDEDSKIDHYVLEYRRTNFEGPPRLKEEQPWMVIEGIRQTEFTLTGLKFDMKYMNFRVKACNKAVAGEFSESVTLETPAFMFRLDASTSHQNLRVDDLSVEWDAMGGKVQDMKTREKDGKGRTASPVNSPARGVPSPKRMPSGRGGRDRFTAESYTVLGDTLIDGGEHYWEVRYEPDSKAFGVGVAYRSLGRFEQLGKTAASWCLHVNNWLQVSFTAKHANKAKVLDAPVPDCLGVHCDFHQGLLSFYNARTKQLLHTFKAKFTQPLLPAFTVWCGSFQVTTGLQVPSSVRCLQKRGSATSSSNTSLT